From Arcobacter sp. CECT 8986, a single genomic window includes:
- a CDS encoding AraC family transcriptional regulator, with protein sequence MKKSIIENREILYIEDGVHDTNLPSVKIFKTATYEPKSPLIYDVCLILVLQGKKIANLASNSFAFDCDNYLVVPTTLPLECETYATKDEPFICLLISLDRKIMYDIIEKLGTREFENKSNSTFGIFSDKVTEEIENITSKLLDILESKEESTILANGVLTELFYRIAIGQNAKMLHKMFLEENTESKIAKALKIIHDNYKENHDMETLARVCDMSVSSFHNHFKKITSHTPLQYIKKIRLSKAKDFLTKYDYKVVDVANELGYDNPSHFSRDFKSYFGYSPKEAKASC encoded by the coding sequence ATGAAAAAAAGTATTATAGAAAATAGAGAAATATTATATATAGAAGATGGAGTTCACGATACAAATTTACCAAGTGTAAAAATTTTTAAAACAGCTACTTATGAACCTAAAAGCCCTTTAATTTATGATGTATGTTTAATATTGGTTTTACAAGGTAAAAAGATTGCTAATTTAGCTAGCAATAGTTTTGCCTTTGACTGTGATAACTATTTAGTTGTTCCTACTACACTTCCTTTAGAGTGTGAAACTTATGCAACAAAAGATGAGCCATTTATTTGTTTACTAATTTCGCTAGATAGAAAAATTATGTATGATATTATAGAAAAATTAGGTACACGAGAGTTTGAAAATAAAAGTAATAGTACTTTTGGTATTTTTTCAGATAAAGTAACAGAAGAAATAGAGAATATCACTTCAAAATTATTAGATATATTAGAATCAAAAGAAGAATCAACAATATTAGCAAATGGTGTATTAACTGAGCTATTTTATAGGATAGCAATAGGTCAAAATGCAAAAATGTTGCATAAAATGTTTTTAGAAGAGAATACAGAATCAAAAATTGCAAAAGCCTTGAAAATAATACATGATAACTATAAAGAAAATCATGATATGGAAACTCTTGCAAGAGTTTGTGATATGAGTGTTTCATCTTTTCATAACCATTTTAAAAAGATTACTTCTCATACTCCTTTACAATATATTAAAAAAATTAGACTTTCAAAAGCAAAAGATTTTTTAACAAAATATGATTATAAAGTTGTTGATGTAGCTAATGAGTTAGGATATGATAATCCTTCACATTTTAGTAGAGATTTTAAGAGTTATTTTGGTTATTCACCAAAAGAGGCAAAAGCCTCTTGTTAG
- a CDS encoding phosphoribosylanthranilate isomerase has protein sequence MRVKICGITNLQDALDAIDAGVNALGFVFYEKSPRYIDPFEARQIVDLLPPFVQSVGLFVNESSKHINDICKVSNMQLAQIIDDENNTDFDNLNIKYIEVVRAKSKKDLEQLNKNSYYLIDAFVEEFGGAGKRVALEWFDNVDCSKFILAGGLTSANLKELKDYNFFAVDVSSGVEKSKGKKDKEKMKEFIKSANGK, from the coding sequence ATGCGTGTAAAAATATGTGGAATAACAAACTTACAAGATGCTCTTGATGCCATAGATGCAGGAGTTAATGCTTTAGGTTTTGTTTTCTATGAAAAAAGTCCAAGATATATTGATCCTTTCGAAGCTAGACAAATTGTAGATTTATTACCTCCTTTTGTTCAATCTGTTGGATTGTTTGTTAATGAATCTTCTAAGCATATAAATGATATATGTAAAGTATCAAATATGCAATTAGCACAAATTATTGATGATGAAAATAACACTGATTTTGATAATTTAAATATCAAATATATTGAAGTTGTAAGAGCAAAATCAAAAAAAGATTTGGAACAACTAAATAAAAATAGTTACTATTTAATTGATGCTTTTGTTGAAGAGTTTGGTGGGGCTGGAAAAAGAGTTGCTTTAGAGTGGTTTGATAATGTTGATTGTTCTAAATTTATTTTAGCAGGGGGATTAACTTCTGCTAATTTAAAAGAGTTAAAAGATTATAACTTTTTTGCTGTTGATGTTAGTAGTGGTGTTGAAAAGTCAAAAGGGAAAAAAGATAAAGAAAAAATGAAAGAGTTTATAAAATCAGCAAATGGGAAATAA
- a CDS encoding macro domain-containing protein, whose product MNIKKADLIFLAKSGEFDVIIHGCNCFCAMDAGIAKRIKDEFPSAYEEDCKTKKGDKSKLGTYTKVKIENKNSSFYIINAYTQYDWNTDKINVDYEAIKSVFLKIKEEFHGKKIAYPKIGAGLARGDWKIISKIIDDCLKEENHTLVKYEKI is encoded by the coding sequence ATGAACATAAAAAAAGCAGATTTGATTTTTTTAGCCAAAAGTGGAGAATTTGATGTAATTATTCATGGCTGTAACTGTTTTTGTGCAATGGATGCTGGAATTGCAAAGAGAATAAAAGATGAATTTCCAAGTGCTTATGAAGAGGATTGTAAAACTAAAAAAGGCGATAAATCAAAACTTGGTACTTATACTAAAGTAAAAATTGAAAATAAAAATAGTTCCTTTTATATTATAAATGCATATACTCAATATGACTGGAATACAGATAAAATAAATGTAGATTATGAAGCAATAAAAAGTGTATTTTTAAAAATAAAAGAAGAATTTCATGGTAAAAAAATTGCATATCCTAAAATTGGAGCTGGTTTAGCAAGGGGTGATTGGAAAATTATTTCTAAGATAATTGATGATTGTTTAAAGGAAGAAAACCATACTTTGGTTAAATATGAAAAAATTTAG
- the rpe gene encoding ribulose-phosphate 3-epimerase: MLVAPSILSADFGKLDEEIKAICDGGCDLIHVDIMDGHFVPNMTIGPVVVNPVAKAATKPLDVHLMVENNTFFVELFAPLKPEFISFHIESEKHPHRLIQKIRSYGIKPAIVLNPHTTPESIEYLLEDLDMVLLMSVNPGFGGQKFISSVVEKASKLKELINKRNPNCLIEVDGGVNDKNIQQLKDAGVDVVVAGSYVFGNEDYSKAIKSLQI; encoded by the coding sequence ATGCTTGTAGCACCCTCAATACTTTCAGCAGATTTTGGAAAATTAGATGAAGAGATAAAAGCAATTTGTGATGGTGGTTGTGATTTAATTCATGTTGACATTATGGATGGACATTTTGTTCCTAATATGACAATTGGACCAGTTGTTGTAAATCCTGTTGCAAAAGCAGCAACAAAACCATTAGATGTTCATCTTATGGTTGAAAATAATACTTTTTTTGTTGAACTTTTTGCACCTTTAAAACCTGAGTTTATCTCTTTTCATATTGAAAGTGAAAAACATCCTCATAGACTTATTCAAAAAATTAGATCTTATGGAATAAAACCTGCAATTGTATTAAATCCACATACAACTCCTGAAAGTATTGAATACTTACTTGAAGATTTGGATATGGTTTTATTGATGTCAGTAAATCCAGGTTTTGGTGGACAAAAATTCATCTCTAGCGTAGTAGAAAAAGCCTCTAAGTTAAAAGAGCTAATAAATAAAAGAAACCCAAACTGTTTAATTGAAGTAGATGGTGGAGTTAATGATAAAAATATTCAGCAATTAAAAGATGCAGGTGTTGATGTTGTAGTTGCTGGAAGTTATGTTTTTGGAAATGAAGATTATTCAAAAGCAATAAAAAGTTTACAAATATAA
- a CDS encoding HD domain-containing protein, translating to MFSQEKYLKALNFAAKAHGEQKTPKDLPYLSHLCSVAMEVIHASIESNMPDDKADLAITCALLHDVIEDTSFTFDDVFDEFGLEVAEGVDALSKNKNLPKKEQMQDSLNRILEQPYEIQLVKLADRITNLQEPPKHWDNEKKNSYLKEAKFILSCLKNSNLYLSSRLEKKIEEYTSYLD from the coding sequence ATGTTTTCACAAGAGAAATATTTAAAAGCATTAAATTTTGCAGCAAAAGCACATGGTGAACAAAAAACACCAAAAGATTTACCTTATTTATCTCATCTTTGTAGTGTTGCTATGGAAGTTATTCATGCTTCAATAGAATCAAATATGCCAGATGATAAAGCCGATTTAGCTATTACTTGTGCTTTATTACATGATGTAATAGAAGATACATCTTTTACTTTTGATGATGTTTTTGATGAATTTGGACTTGAAGTAGCAGAGGGTGTTGATGCTTTAAGTAAAAATAAAAACTTACCTAAAAAAGAGCAGATGCAAGACAGTTTAAATAGAATTTTAGAGCAGCCATATGAAATTCAATTAGTTAAATTAGCAGATAGAATTACAAACTTACAAGAGCCTCCAAAACATTGGGATAATGAGAAGAAAAACTCTTATTTAAAAGAAGCGAAGTTTATTCTTTCTTGTTTAAAAAATTCAAACCTTTATCTATCTTCTAGATTAGAAAAAAAGATAGAAGAATATACTTCTTATCTTGATTGA
- a CDS encoding 3'-5' exonuclease → MGNKRKNKIVLSNIDKLVAKLKKSEMPLEEFLNELDSFKDTFYDNPELEFELLLSNGLPIELSGDNIYLKTAKTLLKEQTFCIVDIETNGSDVNKGQIIELGAVKYKAGKVIDKFDSLVYAKQVPRYIQEVTHITPKMLEHAPAIEKVLSDFKIFLQDDVFVAHDIKFDYNFISNSFKKYHLGKLENRKLCTIALAKRTIAAQRYGLDFLKELLHINIDNLHRAYSDALSTTHLLQKSINNLPDTVQTTEDLINFSKSNNIINQGK, encoded by the coding sequence ATGGGAAATAAAAGAAAAAACAAAATAGTCTTATCAAATATAGATAAACTAGTTGCAAAACTAAAAAAAAGTGAAATGCCACTAGAAGAGTTTTTAAATGAATTGGATAGTTTTAAAGATACTTTTTATGACAATCCAGAACTAGAGTTTGAACTACTTTTATCAAATGGTTTACCAATTGAATTAAGTGGTGATAATATCTATTTGAAAACTGCAAAAACATTACTAAAAGAACAAACTTTTTGTATTGTTGATATAGAAACAAATGGTTCTGATGTAAATAAAGGACAAATTATTGAATTGGGTGCAGTTAAATATAAAGCTGGAAAAGTAATTGATAAATTTGATTCACTGGTTTATGCCAAGCAAGTACCAAGATATATTCAAGAAGTTACTCATATTACACCAAAAATGTTAGAACATGCTCCAGCAATTGAAAAAGTATTAAGTGATTTTAAAATCTTTTTACAAGATGATGTTTTTGTTGCGCATGATATTAAATTTGATTATAACTTTATATCTAACTCTTTTAAAAAGTATCATTTAGGAAAATTAGAAAATAGAAAACTTTGTACTATTGCCCTTGCAAAAAGAACAATAGCTGCACAAAGATATGGACTAGATTTTTTAAAAGAGTTACTTCATATAAATATTGATAATTTACATAGAGCATATAGTGATGCTTTAAGTACAACTCATCTTTTACAAAAAAGTATAAATAATCTGCCAGATACAGTACAAACAACAGAAGATTTGATTAACTTTTCAAAATCAAATAATATTATAAATCAAGGAAAATAG
- a CDS encoding Gfo/Idh/MocA family protein, translating into MNNKIRVGFIGLNFDSHWAFVAHYPALKFLKDDFEIVGVANSTYESAKKSAEVLNIPFAFETANDLVNSDEIDLVVVTVKVPYHFELVSAALNAGKNVHCEWPLGNGLEEAIKLAQLAKQKGVVATVGNQMRVSVEVNYIKQMLNKGFVGDVLSSTLVGDGGQWGAQTIKDLAYLSDKSKGATMLTIPFGHTLAGIQEVIGNITDISGRLITRRDKVLVADTNETITQSAADQIMANGVFQNGAAFSAHYRGGLSKGTNFLWEINGTNGDIQVRGDIGHGQFANFEIYAAKSEDKELKKVEIPKELYQNKPEDLIPRNVAGIYALIASDIKNGTKTAPSFDDAVQLHKLLDSIAKN; encoded by the coding sequence ATGAATAATAAAATTAGAGTAGGTTTTATAGGTTTAAATTTTGATAGTCATTGGGCTTTTGTGGCTCACTATCCTGCATTGAAGTTTCTAAAAGATGATTTTGAAATAGTAGGTGTTGCAAATTCAACTTATGAAAGTGCAAAAAAAAGTGCCGAAGTATTAAATATTCCTTTTGCTTTTGAAACAGCAAATGATTTAGTAAATAGTGACGAAATTGATTTAGTAGTTGTTACTGTTAAAGTTCCTTATCATTTTGAATTAGTAAGTGCTGCATTAAATGCTGGCAAAAATGTTCATTGTGAATGGCCATTGGGAAATGGTTTAGAAGAGGCTATTAAATTAGCACAACTTGCAAAACAAAAAGGTGTTGTAGCAACTGTTGGAAATCAAATGAGAGTATCAGTTGAAGTAAATTATATAAAACAGATGCTAAATAAAGGTTTTGTTGGAGATGTTCTTTCCTCTACACTTGTTGGAGATGGTGGACAATGGGGTGCACAAACTATAAAAGATTTAGCATATTTAAGTGATAAATCAAAAGGTGCAACAATGCTTACAATTCCTTTTGGACATACACTTGCTGGAATTCAAGAAGTAATAGGAAATATCACAGATATTTCTGGTCGATTAATTACAAGAAGAGATAAAGTTTTAGTTGCAGATACAAATGAAACTATCACTCAATCAGCAGCAGATCAAATTATGGCAAATGGAGTATTTCAAAATGGCGCTGCATTTTCTGCACATTATAGAGGTGGATTATCAAAAGGTACAAACTTTTTATGGGAAATAAATGGAACAAATGGGGATATTCAAGTAAGAGGTGATATCGGACATGGACAGTTTGCAAATTTTGAAATATATGCAGCTAAAAGTGAAGATAAAGAGTTGAAAAAAGTAGAAATACCAAAAGAGTTATATCAAAATAAACCAGAAGATTTAATACCTAGAAATGTTGCTGGAATTTATGCTTTAATTGCAAGTGATATAAAAAATGGTACAAAAACTGCTCCTAGTTTTGATGATGCAGTTCAATTGCATAAGTTATTAGATTCTATTGCAAAAAACTAA
- a CDS encoding MarR family winged helix-turn-helix transcriptional regulator, protein MNIKQLKENLENIKIQTPDIYKDSMNITIPFFLLSSKLFEHGEKMLKEKYNLNQTELDILSLVYYSTDEKYRITPTKLYDMMLFSSGGMTKALKKLESKNYIKRVENENDKRSKLVELTSLGKEIAVKAIKDIVEFEDKSFSKLDKQEQQLLSKLLLKALY, encoded by the coding sequence ATGAATATAAAACAACTAAAAGAAAACCTTGAAAATATAAAAATACAAACACCAGATATTTATAAAGATAGTATGAATATAACAATTCCTTTTTTCCTATTATCAAGTAAATTATTTGAACATGGTGAAAAAATGTTAAAAGAAAAGTACAATCTAAATCAAACAGAGCTTGATATTTTATCACTTGTATATTATTCAACTGATGAAAAATATAGAATTACTCCTACAAAACTATATGATATGATGCTTTTTTCTTCAGGAGGAATGACAAAAGCACTAAAAAAACTTGAAAGCAAAAATTATATAAAAAGAGTTGAAAATGAAAATGACAAAAGAAGTAAATTAGTTGAGTTAACTTCATTGGGAAAAGAAATTGCAGTAAAAGCTATAAAAGATATCGTTGAGTTTGAAGATAAATCTTTTTCAAAATTAGATAAACAAGAACAACAGCTTTTAAGCAAACTACTATTAAAAGCACTTTATTAA
- a CDS encoding DMT family transporter, which translates to MTAWMYLILAGILEVGFASMLKLTDNFTRVFPTIIFLLFAAGSFYSLTKAIQSIPIGTAYAIWTGIGAFGTIIVGILYYKEPASFLRLFFLFTLISSIIGLKYVSN; encoded by the coding sequence ATGACAGCATGGATGTATTTGATTTTAGCAGGGATTTTAGAAGTTGGTTTTGCTTCAATGTTAAAATTGACAGATAATTTCACAAGAGTATTCCCTACAATAATATTTTTACTATTTGCAGCTGGAAGCTTTTATTCTCTTACAAAAGCAATACAATCAATACCAATAGGAACAGCATATGCAATATGGACAGGAATTGGTGCTTTTGGAACTATTATTGTTGGAATTTTATATTATAAAGAGCCAGCAAGTTTTTTAAGACTTTTTTTCTTATTTACTCTTATCTCTTCTATTATTGGCTTAAAATATGTTAGCAACTAA
- a CDS encoding iron-containing alcohol dehydrogenase gives MEFSFHNPTGIEFGKGKIKEIANLIPKDNKVLVVYGGGSIKKNGAYDQVVEALKDHQWVEFGGVEVNPTVETMNKAVELIKAEGVDFILAVGGGSVIDGCKYAAATALYDGDGWDFLDGTAEVQKALPIGVVLTLAATGSESNNLTVVSRKTTDEKRMYFSNHSYPQFAVLDPSFMGTLSDRQLGNGLVDAFVHISEQYLTKTNDLLVNDGYAETLYKGLVTLAQRWDERRTLWWQENLMHICNQALNFQLANGVCQDWSTHIIGHELTAFYGLDHARSLAVILPHLLREMIDEKQDKLAQFGKNVFGIENNNEAIINKMEKVFESVGLPTRLSAYEIDDKVVENVQNAFKSHGYTEIGENGTVTLDKVEKIINRSIAA, from the coding sequence ATGGAATTTTCTTTTCATAATCCAACTGGTATAGAATTTGGAAAAGGTAAAATAAAAGAGATTGCAAACTTAATCCCAAAAGATAATAAAGTATTAGTAGTTTATGGTGGTGGGTCAATCAAAAAAAATGGTGCTTACGACCAAGTAGTTGAAGCTTTAAAAGATCACCAATGGGTAGAATTTGGTGGAGTTGAAGTAAATCCTACTGTTGAAACAATGAACAAAGCAGTTGAACTTATCAAAGCTGAAGGTGTTGATTTTATCTTAGCTGTTGGTGGTGGTTCTGTTATTGATGGATGTAAATATGCTGCTGCAACTGCACTATATGATGGTGATGGTTGGGACTTCTTAGATGGTACTGCTGAAGTTCAAAAAGCACTTCCTATTGGAGTTGTTTTAACACTTGCTGCAACTGGTTCAGAATCAAATAACTTAACTGTTGTTTCAAGAAAAACTACAGATGAAAAAAGAATGTATTTTTCTAATCATTCATACCCACAATTTGCAGTATTAGACCCATCATTTATGGGAACTTTATCTGACAGACAATTAGGTAATGGTTTAGTAGATGCATTTGTACATATTTCTGAACAATATTTAACAAAAACAAATGACTTATTAGTAAATGATGGTTATGCTGAAACATTATATAAAGGTTTAGTAACTTTAGCCCAAAGATGGGATGAAAGAAGAACATTATGGTGGCAAGAAAACTTAATGCACATCTGTAATCAAGCACTTAACTTCCAATTAGCAAATGGTGTTTGCCAAGACTGGTCAACTCACATTATTGGACACGAGTTAACTGCATTCTATGGATTAGACCATGCTAGATCATTAGCTGTTATCTTACCTCACTTATTAAGAGAAATGATTGATGAAAAACAAGATAAATTAGCTCAATTTGGTAAAAATGTATTTGGAATTGAAAATAACAATGAAGCAATTATTAACAAAATGGAAAAAGTATTTGAATCAGTTGGATTACCAACAAGATTAAGTGCTTATGAAATTGATGATAAAGTAGTTGAAAATGTTCAAAATGCATTTAAATCTCATGGTTACACAGAGATTGGAGAAAATGGAACTGTTACTTTAGATAAAGTAGAAAAAATTATTAACAGATCTATTGCAGCGTAA
- a CDS encoding glutamine--tRNA ligase/YqeY domain fusion protein produces the protein MSENKDFLRTIVEKDLKSNKYKEIITRFPPEPNGFPHIGHAKSICINFGIAKDYNGYCNLRMDDTNPTTEDTKYVEALKDAVQWLGFEWKGEVKHTSDYFPKIYEYAIKLIKMGKAYVDSISEEQMKEYRGTVTEPGKRSEFANRTIEENLELFEKMKNGEFKDGEHVLRAKIDMSAANMKLRDPLLYRIRHSHHFRTGDEWCIYPMYDFAHCLSDYIEGVSHSICTLEFENNRDIYDWTLDALELEPPRPYQHEFARLGINYTVMSKRKLLELVNGNYVNGWDDPRMPTIAGYKRRGYTPESILNFCDQIGIAKANSMVDVSQLEFCIRDDLNKKVPRVMCVLDPIKVTIENYEGSEEIEASYYPHDVPKEGSRKIPFSSEVYIEREDFSENPVKGYNRLTLEQPVRLRYAYIITCKEIKKDANGNIVEIIATYNPNSKSGHDTSGIKVKSAIHWVDAKQSKKVEVRLYDRLYKNEAPQGLEDLNPHSLSIIKDALVEPAVITQKADERFQFERQGYFYADPIDYTDEKPVFNKIVSLKDSWAKKSKKEEDKPKEETVKKVEKKEVIHGEAEPLTQEQQILFDRYTKELKLNNEVSNILARDEKLSSFYEQALKELNSPISLANVIANDVAKELKEKEITELKFTPSQIAKLVKMIDEELISSKIAKQVFEEMVKTGEEPSKIVEDKGLVQISDPNVILPIIDEIIEKNPENVEKYKAGNQKLFGFFIGQVLKATGGKANPKVVNNLVAEKLK, from the coding sequence ATGAGTGAAAACAAAGATTTTTTACGTACAATAGTTGAAAAAGACTTAAAATCAAACAAATATAAAGAGATTATTACTAGATTTCCTCCTGAGCCAAATGGTTTCCCACACATTGGACATGCAAAATCAATTTGTATAAATTTTGGAATTGCAAAAGATTATAATGGTTATTGTAATTTAAGAATGGATGATACAAATCCAACAACAGAAGATACAAAATATGTAGAAGCATTAAAAGATGCTGTTCAATGGCTAGGTTTTGAATGGAAAGGTGAAGTAAAACATACATCTGATTATTTTCCTAAAATATATGAATATGCTATAAAACTAATCAAAATGGGTAAAGCCTATGTTGATAGTATTTCAGAAGAACAGATGAAAGAGTATAGAGGAACAGTAACAGAGCCTGGAAAAAGAAGTGAATTTGCAAATAGAACAATAGAAGAAAACCTTGAACTTTTTGAAAAAATGAAAAATGGTGAATTTAAAGATGGTGAGCATGTACTAAGAGCAAAAATTGATATGAGTGCAGCAAATATGAAACTAAGAGACCCACTTTTATATAGAATTAGACATTCACACCATTTTAGAACAGGTGATGAGTGGTGTATCTATCCTATGTATGATTTTGCTCATTGTTTATCTGATTATATAGAAGGTGTATCTCACTCAATTTGTACACTTGAATTTGAAAACAATAGAGATATTTATGACTGGACACTAGATGCTTTAGAATTAGAGCCACCAAGACCATACCAACATGAGTTTGCAAGATTAGGTATAAATTATACTGTAATGAGTAAAAGAAAACTTTTAGAGCTTGTAAATGGTAATTATGTAAATGGTTGGGATGACCCAAGAATGCCAACAATCGCAGGATATAAAAGAAGAGGATATACTCCTGAATCTATATTAAATTTTTGTGACCAAATAGGTATTGCAAAAGCTAACTCAATGGTTGATGTATCACAACTTGAATTTTGTATTAGAGATGATTTAAATAAAAAAGTTCCAAGAGTTATGTGTGTACTTGACCCTATAAAAGTAACTATTGAAAACTATGAAGGAAGTGAAGAAATAGAAGCTTCATACTATCCTCATGATGTTCCAAAAGAGGGTTCAAGAAAAATTCCTTTTTCTAGTGAAGTTTATATTGAAAGAGAAGACTTTAGTGAAAACCCAGTAAAAGGTTATAATAGATTAACTTTAGAACAACCAGTAAGATTAAGATATGCATATATCATAACTTGTAAAGAGATAAAAAAAGATGCAAATGGAAATATCGTAGAGATAATTGCAACTTATAATCCAAACTCAAAAAGTGGTCATGATACAAGTGGAATAAAAGTAAAAAGTGCTATTCACTGGGTTGATGCAAAACAATCTAAAAAAGTTGAAGTAAGACTTTATGATAGACTTTACAAAAATGAAGCACCGCAAGGATTAGAAGACTTAAATCCTCACTCACTTTCAATTATAAAAGATGCTTTAGTTGAACCTGCTGTGATTACACAAAAAGCAGATGAGAGATTTCAATTTGAAAGACAAGGTTATTTTTATGCAGACCCAATTGATTATACTGATGAAAAACCAGTATTTAATAAAATTGTTAGTTTAAAAGACTCTTGGGCTAAAAAAAGTAAAAAAGAAGAAGATAAACCAAAAGAAGAAACTGTAAAAAAAGTTGAGAAAAAAGAGGTTATTCATGGTGAAGCAGAACCTTTAACACAAGAACAACAAATACTTTTTGATAGATATACAAAAGAGTTAAAACTTAATAATGAAGTTTCAAATATTTTAGCAAGAGATGAAAAACTATCTTCTTTTTATGAACAAGCATTAAAAGAGTTAAACAGCCCTATTTCATTAGCAAATGTAATTGCAAATGATGTAGCAAAAGAGTTAAAAGAAAAAGAGATAACTGAACTTAAATTTACACCATCACAAATTGCTAAACTTGTAAAAATGATAGATGAAGAACTTATCTCAAGTAAAATTGCAAAACAAGTATTTGAAGAGATGGTAAAAACTGGAGAAGAACCTTCTAAGATTGTTGAAGATAAAGGTTTAGTTCAAATTAGCGACCCTAATGTAATTTTACCAATTATTGATGAAATTATTGAGAAAAATCCAGAAAATGTAGAAAAATACAAAGCTGGAAATCAAAAACTATTTGGATTTTTTATTGGTCAAGTTTTAAAAGCAACAGGCGGAAAAGCAAATCCTAAAGTAGTAAATAATCTTGTGGCTGAAAAGTTAAAATAG
- a CDS encoding phospholipase A, with product MKIITLFILLFTTLYSQDIDADLLKKAKAFENNRNYKEAMQIYKQIALKQYPKKEEVSIKKEEKVVDIKLNKFEKIKKRFYREHIERTDDKQTSNTLEQMIISDFGLYPYKTNYLLPITYDTKQKDGRDQYETKFQFSIEKPLFYNAFGLKETISFGYTQKSYWQTAKDSSPFRESNYQPEIFVTFPYGNKQSSLKAYKVSLLHESNGQDKEDSRSWNRIYLESYFQFTNLLFVPRIWYRIPESESSDDNKDIEKYLGYGDITLIYPYKKHTFELKLRNNLRLNEENKGSAEFNWTFPLPDFLNFANSFGYLQIFSGYGDSLIDYDEEINKIGFGIAFSR from the coding sequence ATGAAGATAATCACACTTTTTATTTTACTTTTTACAACACTTTATTCTCAAGATATTGATGCAGATTTATTAAAAAAAGCAAAAGCATTTGAAAATAATAGAAACTATAAAGAAGCTATGCAAATATATAAACAAATTGCTTTAAAGCAATATCCCAAGAAAGAAGAAGTTTCAATAAAAAAAGAAGAAAAAGTAGTAGATATAAAACTTAATAAATTTGAGAAAATAAAAAAAAGATTTTATAGAGAACATATAGAAAGAACAGATGATAAACAAACATCAAATACTTTAGAACAGATGATTATTAGTGATTTTGGATTATATCCTTATAAAACAAATTATTTATTACCTATTACATATGATACAAAACAAAAAGATGGAAGAGACCAATATGAAACAAAATTTCAATTTAGTATAGAAAAACCTCTTTTTTATAATGCTTTTGGATTAAAAGAGACAATTTCATTTGGATATACACAAAAATCATATTGGCAAACAGCAAAAGATTCATCTCCATTTAGAGAATCAAATTACCAACCAGAGATATTTGTAACTTTTCCATATGGAAACAAACAATCAAGTCTAAAAGCATATAAAGTCTCACTATTGCATGAATCAAATGGTCAAGATAAAGAGGATTCAAGGTCATGGAATAGAATATACTTAGAGAGTTATTTTCAGTTTACAAATCTACTTTTTGTACCTAGAATTTGGTATAGAATTCCAGAGAGTGAAAGTAGTGACGATAACAAAGATATTGAGAAATATTTAGGTTATGGAGATATAACATTAATCTATCCATATAAAAAACATACATTTGAATTAAAACTTAGAAATAATCTAAGATTAAATGAAGAAAATAAAGGTTCTGCTGAATTTAACTGGACATTTCCTTTACCTGATTTTCTTAATTTTGCTAATAGTTTTGGATACTTACAAATATTTTCTGGATATGGTGATAGTTTAATTGATTATGATGAAGAGATAAATAAAATAGGTTTTGGTATCGCTTTTTCTCGATAA